A DNA window from Portunus trituberculatus isolate SZX2019 chromosome 47, ASM1759143v1, whole genome shotgun sequence contains the following coding sequences:
- the LOC123520736 gene encoding uncharacterized protein LOC123520736, with the protein MCRTWVEVLAAVVVVVSVAVTVSGVAERDSDFYLNRWNDKNSGKSKAIAQENPTAQIPSPLLSPWSRLTPGATGKLILTAAGTSNTTTQIPDDAQLLPPSLVDPPSTSPTFRNSSERDPKLLKLSVSPMLSLFNIRRVANTPCLSSSGENGTCYNARECKRLGGVTSGSCKTGGNCCVFQVSCGGLVTQNCTYFVNGNYPKPFDGVGSCQLTVNKVNPSVCQLRLDFDSLVLSGPETTDHRCLNDRFTVSGGSSTPIICGTSTGNHMYVDLGRTSNTQAVLTVITMGPAFERSWKVKVSQIPCNTDYTAPSGCLQYYQGVTGQIKTYNYDVSTGLQLSNQDYTSCVRTERNFCGIQYTACADTVNVDSESFSLTGSPTTQVGAVVGQANCPNDWLIIPCLSDSSVDPTTNCVDRICGDAFNVREGVTVGDTVLYSFVKPFMLVYHTDDTEGNAAIQEVGNRGYCINYVQQPCV; encoded by the exons ATGTGTCGCACTTGGGTGGAGGTGCTggcggcagtggtagtagtggtgtcagtagcagtaacagtgagcggtgtggcagagagagactCAGACTTCTACCTGAACCGTTGGAATGACAAAAACAGTGGCAAAAGTAAGGCTATTGCCCAAGAGAATCCGACAGCACagatcccctctcctctactaagcCCTTGGTCTCGTCTGACCCCCGGAGCGACTGGGAAACTGATTCTGACCGCCGCCGGAacctcaaacaccaccacacagatTCCGGATGACGCTCAGCTGCTCCCTCCGTCACTGGTAGaccctccttccacctcccccACCTTCCGCAACTCGAGCGAAAGGGACCCCAAAC TGCTGAAGCTCTCTGTGTCGCCCATGCTCTCCCTATTCAACATACGACGCGTCGCCAACacgccttgcctctcctcctcggGTGAGAACGGCACTTGCTACAATGCGAGAGAGTGTAAGAGATTAGGCGGCGTCACCTCGGGCAGCTGCAAGACTGGCGGGAACTGCTGCGTTT tccAGGTCTCTTGCGGTGGACTGGTGACCCAAAACTGCACTTATTTTGTCAATGGAAACTATCCCAAGCCCTTTGATGGTGTGGGCTCGTGCCAGCTTACTGTTAACAAGGTCAACCCCTCTGTGTGCCAGCTCAG GTTGGACTTCGACTCCCTTGTTTTATCAGGGCCAGAGACGACGGACCACCGCTGCCTCAACGACCGCTTCACCGTGTCAGGCGGCAGCTCCACCCCCATCATCTGTGGCACCAGCACCGGCAACCACA TGTATGTGGATCTGGGGCGCACCAGCAACACCCAGGCCGTGCTGACGGTCATCACCATGGGACCCGCCTTTGAGCGCAGCTGGAAGGTGAAGGTGTCCCAGATTCCCTGCAACACCGACTACACTG ctcccaGTGGATGCCTGCAGTACTACCAGGGTGTGACGGGCCAGATTAAGACTTACAACTACGACGTGAGCACCGGACTGCAGCTCTCCAATCAAGACTATACCTCCTGCGTGCGTACCGAGAGGAATTTCTGTGGCATTCAATATACGGCTTGCGCGGATACCG TAAACGTCGATTCCGAGTCCTTCAGTTTGACTGGCAGCCCGACAACGCAAGTGGGGGCCGTGGTGGGGCAAGCAAACTGTCCAAACGACTGGCTAATCATTCCCTGCCTGTCTGACTCCTCCGTTGATCCCACTACCAATTGCGTGGACAGAATTTGCGGAGACGCCTTTAACGTGCGAGAGGGAGTCACCGTTGGAGACACCGTGTTGTACA GTTTTGTGAAGCCGTTTATGCTGGTCTATCACACTGATGACACCGAGGGCAACGCTGCCATCCAAGAAGTGGGGAATCGCGGTTACTGTATCAACTACGTACAGCAGCCGTGTGTGTGA